A genomic region of Streptomyces diastaticus subsp. diastaticus contains the following coding sequences:
- a CDS encoding aldo/keto reductase translates to MRTTELGDGGPAVGRIGLGAMGMSFAYDPRHRDDGTSITVIRRALDLGVNLIDTADVYGPFANEELVGRALLGRRHEAVLSSKGGVRFDGAEVTLDGRPEYLRSALEASLRRLRTDHLDLYFLHRVDPRVPVEESWGELADLVAEGKVRALGVSEASADEVRRAGAVHPVAAVQSEFSLFTRDFQDDVVPLCREHGIAFLCHSPLGSGLLSGRYRTRGDLTEGDDRADMPRFTEEAMAANAGLVDRVGAVGRRRGATSAQVALAWLLAQGEHVIPIPGTKTPRYLEQNVAAAELVLSAEDLDELDALPAPTGARE, encoded by the coding sequence GTGCGCACCACCGAACTCGGTGACGGAGGTCCGGCCGTCGGCCGGATAGGACTGGGCGCGATGGGAATGTCCTTCGCCTATGATCCGCGACACCGCGATGACGGCACCTCCATCACCGTCATCCGTCGCGCGCTCGATCTGGGCGTCAATCTGATCGACACGGCGGATGTGTACGGGCCGTTCGCCAACGAGGAACTCGTCGGGCGCGCTCTGCTCGGCCGGCGTCACGAGGCCGTGCTGTCGAGCAAGGGCGGTGTCCGGTTCGACGGGGCGGAGGTCACCCTCGACGGACGCCCGGAGTACCTCAGGTCGGCCCTGGAGGCCAGCCTGCGGCGTCTGCGCACCGACCACCTCGACCTCTACTTCCTGCACCGTGTCGACCCGCGAGTCCCGGTGGAGGAGAGCTGGGGCGAGCTCGCGGACCTCGTGGCCGAGGGCAAGGTGCGCGCCCTCGGTGTCTCCGAGGCGTCCGCGGACGAGGTCCGCAGGGCAGGTGCGGTACACCCGGTTGCCGCCGTCCAATCGGAGTTCTCCCTGTTCACGCGGGATTTCCAGGACGACGTCGTGCCCTTGTGCCGCGAGCACGGCATCGCGTTCCTGTGCCACTCACCGCTCGGCAGCGGACTTCTGAGCGGGCGCTACAGGACCCGCGGGGACCTCACCGAAGGCGATGACCGGGCCGACATGCCCCGGTTCACCGAGGAGGCGATGGCGGCCAACGCCGGGCTGGTGGACCGGGTCGGGGCGGTGGGCCGGCGTCGTGGCGCCACCTCTGCCCAGGTCGCCCTCGCCTGGCTGCTCGCCCAGGGCGAGCACGTGATCCCGATCCCGGGCACCAAGACTCCGCGCTACCTGGAGCAGAACGTCGCGGCGGCCGAACTGGTCCTGTCCGCGGAGGACCTTGACGAGTTGGACGCGCTGCCGGCGCCGACGGGCGCCCGCGAATAG